A single region of the Streptomyces virginiae genome encodes:
- a CDS encoding MDR family MFS transporter has protein sequence MAQSETTTDHPPTSAATSVTMTHPQIMKALSGLMLGMFVAILSSTIVSNALPQIISDLGGTQSSYTWVVTAALLSMTAATPLWGKLSDLFSKKLLVQISLVIYVLGSVVAGLSQNTGTLIACRVVQGIGVGGLSALAQIVMAAMISPRERGRYSGYLGAVFAVATVGGPLLGGVITDTEWLGWRWCFYVGVPFAIIALIVLQRTLHLPVVRRDVKVDWLGAFLISGAVSLLLIWVTQAGDSYEWISWQTWAMTGGAVLLGLLFVLVESRASDPIIPLRLFRNKTITLASAASLFVGIAMFSGTVFFSQFFQLARGESPTMSGILTIPMIAGLFVSSTVSGQVITKTGRWKAWLVSGGVLLTVGLGLLGTLRHDTPYWHIAIYMALTGLGLGMMMQNLVLATQNQVAPEDLGAASSVVTFFRSLGGAMGVSALGAVMAHRVTHYVQDGLAALGPKAAALGHGGTAGGGIPDLDKLPAPFREVIESAYGHGVGDVFLYAAPFALLGLVLVVFIKEVALKSKPAAHAPAASNEPAPAETAVKA, from the coding sequence ATGGCCCAGTCGGAGACGACGACCGACCACCCGCCCACGTCCGCGGCCACATCCGTGACCATGACCCACCCGCAGATCATGAAGGCGCTGTCCGGGCTGATGCTCGGCATGTTCGTGGCGATCCTGTCGTCCACGATCGTCTCCAACGCCCTCCCCCAGATCATCAGCGACCTCGGCGGCACCCAGTCCTCGTACACCTGGGTGGTCACCGCCGCCCTGCTGTCGATGACGGCCGCCACCCCGCTGTGGGGCAAGCTGTCCGACCTCTTCAGCAAGAAGCTGCTCGTCCAGATATCCCTCGTGATCTACGTCCTCGGCTCCGTGGTCGCGGGCCTGTCCCAGAACACCGGCACGCTGATCGCCTGCCGCGTGGTCCAGGGCATCGGCGTCGGCGGCCTCTCCGCCCTGGCGCAGATCGTGATGGCCGCGATGATCTCCCCGCGCGAGCGCGGCCGGTACAGCGGCTACCTGGGCGCGGTCTTCGCCGTCGCCACCGTCGGCGGCCCGCTGCTGGGCGGTGTCATCACCGACACCGAGTGGCTGGGCTGGCGCTGGTGCTTCTACGTCGGCGTGCCGTTCGCGATCATCGCGCTGATCGTGCTCCAGCGCACCCTGCACCTCCCGGTCGTGCGCCGCGACGTCAAGGTCGACTGGCTGGGCGCCTTCCTGATCAGCGGTGCCGTCTCGCTGCTGCTGATCTGGGTCACGCAGGCCGGCGACTCCTACGAATGGATCTCCTGGCAGACCTGGGCGATGACGGGCGGCGCGGTGCTGCTCGGCCTGCTGTTCGTCCTCGTCGAGTCCCGCGCGAGCGACCCGATCATCCCGCTGCGGCTGTTCCGCAACAAGACCATCACCCTGGCCTCGGCGGCCTCCCTGTTCGTCGGCATCGCGATGTTCTCGGGGACCGTGTTTTTCAGCCAGTTCTTCCAGTTGGCCCGCGGTGAGTCCCCGACGATGTCCGGAATCCTCACGATTCCGATGATCGCCGGCCTCTTCGTCTCCTCCACGGTTTCCGGTCAGGTGATCACGAAGACCGGTCGGTGGAAGGCTTGGCTCGTCTCCGGCGGCGTCCTGCTGACGGTCGGCCTGGGCCTGCTCGGCACCCTGCGTCACGACACCCCGTACTGGCACATCGCGATCTACATGGCGCTGACCGGCCTCGGTCTCGGCATGATGATGCAGAACCTGGTCCTCGCCACCCAGAACCAGGTGGCCCCGGAGGACCTGGGCGCGGCCAGCTCGGTCGTCACCTTCTTCCGCTCCCTCGGTGGCGCCATGGGCGTCTCCGCGCTGGGCGCGGTCATGGCCCACCGGGTCACGCACTACGTCCAGGACGGCCTCGCGGCCCTCGGCCCGAAGGCCGCGGCCCTCGGCCACGGCGGCACCGCCGGGGGCGGGATCCCCGACCTCGACAAGCTGCCCGCGCCGTTCCGCGAGGTCATCGAGTCCGCGTACGGGCACGGCGTCGGCGACGTCTTCCTCTACGCCGCCCCGTTCGCGCTGCTCGGACTGGTCCTGGTGGTGTTCATCAAGGAGGTCGCCCTGAAGTCGAAGCCGGCGGCCCACGCCCCGGCGGCGTCGAACGAGCCGGCCCCCGCCGAGACGGCCGTCAAGGCCTAG
- a CDS encoding TetR/AcrR family transcriptional regulator: MVTAADPGETRTSVWLAARPAAPAGRRSEAPSGLDRERITAATVRLLDADGLARFSMRRLAAGLGVTAMSLYWYVDTKQDLLELALDSALGELELPPETAEGTARSGDAGWPGRLTALARGYRRVLADHPWLAPLTAAYPNIGPHARAFDAALQRLLDATGLVDAARTGAHLAVSQFLHGCGGTARRAPEDDFCLALDILIAGIEAKAPADRPDAARAQAQAQARAQAQAQARAQAPT; the protein is encoded by the coding sequence ATGGTGACCGCGGCCGATCCCGGTGAGACCCGCACCAGTGTGTGGCTGGCCGCGAGGCCCGCCGCACCCGCCGGACGCCGCAGCGAGGCACCCTCAGGGTTGGACCGGGAGCGGATCACCGCCGCCACCGTGCGGTTGCTCGACGCCGACGGACTGGCCCGGTTCTCGATGCGGCGGCTCGCCGCCGGGCTCGGGGTGACCGCGATGTCCCTGTACTGGTACGTGGACACCAAGCAGGATCTGCTCGAACTCGCCCTCGACAGCGCCCTGGGCGAACTGGAACTGCCACCCGAGACGGCGGAGGGCACGGCGCGGAGCGGCGACGCGGGTTGGCCGGGGCGGCTGACGGCGCTGGCCCGCGGCTACCGGCGAGTGCTGGCGGACCACCCGTGGCTGGCTCCGCTCACCGCCGCCTACCCGAACATCGGCCCGCACGCGCGGGCCTTCGACGCCGCCCTCCAGCGGCTGCTGGACGCCACCGGCCTGGTGGACGCCGCACGCACCGGCGCCCACCTGGCCGTCTCGCAGTTCCTGCACGGCTGCGGGGGGACGGCTCGGCGGGCGCCGGAGGACGACTTCTGTCTCGCGCTCGACATCCTGATCGCGGGTATCGAGGCCAAGGCTCCGGCCGACCGGCCGGACGCGGCCCGGGCTCAGGCCCAGGCCCAAGCCCGGGCCCAGGCCCAGGCCCAAGCCCGGGCCCAGGCCCCGACCTAG
- a CDS encoding ArnT family glycosyltransferase encodes MTTAAPSLFPVPEARARTGHHAVDRPRWELPSLAGLLIATAALLLWDLGSSGYANSFYSAAVQAGSESWKAFFFGSSDAGNSITVDKPPASLWPMMLSVRLFGLGAWQILVPQALMGVATTGVLYAAVRRQFGPGAGLLSGAAFALTPVAALMFRFNNPDALLTLLLTVTVYCVLRALDGARTRWLVWAGVAVGFAFLTKTLQAFVILPPLALLYAVCAPTRLRKRLGQLLLAGLAMVVAGGWWVAIVELWPASSRPYIGGSQNNSFLELTLGYNGLGRINGDETGSVGGGGRGGAGGAGGGGWGETGIDRLFSGNIGGQISWLMPAALVLLVAGLVITWRARRATDSLEGMARAAFLAWGGSLLITAVVFSYMQGIFHEYYTVALAPFVAALIGMGAALLWEERGGKAAAITLSGTLALTAVWSFVLLGRATGYLPWLRWAVLVGGLLAAAALPFAARAGRRALQATAALGVAAALAGPFAYCLTTVSTAHTGSIVTAGPAVAGSRGGPGGMMGGPGGPGGAGGPGEMPQGGPGGQQNGGRPGAGQQGGFPQQGAATQGQGGRGAQGGQGGQGGMPQGMGATPQGFGGQGGRGGERFGGGQGGPGGLLNGARVSAEAKAALTTDADTYTWAAAAIGSQNAASYQLASGAPVMPIGGFNGSDPSPTLEQFQQYVRDGKIHWFIGQGTSTDAAGAGAAEGGMGGMGGGRGGPGGGTSSAIETWIKATFKASTIGGATFYDLTAPTS; translated from the coding sequence ATGACCACGGCAGCACCCTCGCTCTTCCCGGTCCCCGAGGCCCGCGCCCGTACCGGCCACCACGCGGTCGACCGCCCCCGCTGGGAACTCCCCTCCCTGGCCGGGCTGCTGATCGCCACCGCCGCCCTGCTCCTGTGGGACCTCGGCTCCTCCGGCTACGCCAACTCCTTCTACTCCGCCGCCGTACAGGCGGGCAGCGAGAGTTGGAAGGCCTTCTTCTTCGGCTCCTCCGACGCCGGGAACTCCATCACCGTCGACAAGCCCCCGGCGTCGCTGTGGCCCATGATGCTGTCCGTCCGGCTCTTCGGGCTCGGCGCCTGGCAGATCCTCGTACCGCAGGCCCTGATGGGCGTCGCGACCACCGGTGTCCTGTACGCGGCCGTGCGCCGCCAGTTCGGTCCCGGGGCCGGCCTGCTGAGCGGCGCCGCCTTCGCGCTGACGCCCGTGGCCGCGCTGATGTTCCGCTTCAACAACCCCGACGCGCTGCTGACCCTGCTGCTGACCGTCACCGTGTACTGCGTGCTGCGCGCCCTCGACGGCGCCCGCACCCGGTGGTTGGTCTGGGCCGGGGTGGCGGTCGGCTTCGCCTTCCTCACCAAGACGCTGCAGGCCTTCGTCATCCTGCCGCCGCTGGCCCTGCTGTACGCCGTCTGCGCGCCCACCCGGCTGCGCAAGCGGCTGGGCCAGCTGCTGCTGGCGGGGCTCGCGATGGTGGTGGCCGGCGGCTGGTGGGTCGCGATCGTCGAACTGTGGCCCGCGTCGTCCCGCCCGTACATCGGCGGCTCGCAGAACAACTCCTTCCTGGAACTGACCCTCGGTTACAACGGCCTGGGCCGGATCAACGGCGACGAGACCGGCAGCGTGGGCGGTGGCGGCCGGGGCGGCGCCGGCGGGGCCGGTGGCGGAGGCTGGGGAGAGACCGGCATCGACCGGCTCTTCTCGGGCAACATCGGCGGGCAGATCTCCTGGCTGATGCCGGCGGCCCTGGTGCTGCTGGTGGCCGGCCTGGTGATCACCTGGCGGGCCCGCCGGGCCACCGACTCGCTGGAGGGCATGGCCCGGGCGGCCTTCCTGGCCTGGGGCGGCTCGCTGCTGATCACCGCGGTCGTCTTCAGCTACATGCAGGGCATCTTCCACGAGTACTACACCGTGGCGCTGGCGCCGTTCGTGGCCGCGCTGATCGGCATGGGCGCCGCCCTGCTGTGGGAGGAGCGGGGCGGCAAGGCCGCCGCGATCACCCTGTCCGGCACGCTCGCCCTGACGGCGGTCTGGTCGTTCGTGCTGCTCGGCCGCGCCACCGGCTATCTGCCGTGGCTGCGCTGGGCCGTGCTGGTGGGTGGGCTGCTCGCCGCGGCCGCGCTGCCGTTCGCGGCGCGGGCCGGGCGCCGCGCGCTGCAGGCCACGGCGGCGCTGGGCGTGGCGGCGGCGCTGGCCGGGCCGTTCGCGTACTGCCTGACCACCGTGAGCACCGCGCACACCGGCTCCATCGTGACCGCCGGACCGGCGGTGGCGGGAAGCCGGGGCGGCCCCGGCGGCATGATGGGCGGCCCCGGCGGACCCGGCGGCGCGGGCGGACCCGGGGAAATGCCCCAGGGTGGCCCCGGCGGGCAGCAGAACGGTGGCCGGCCGGGCGCCGGTCAGCAGGGCGGCTTCCCGCAGCAGGGCGCGGCGACGCAGGGCCAGGGTGGCCGAGGTGCGCAGGGCGGTCAGGGCGGTCAGGGCGGGATGCCGCAGGGCATGGGCGCAACGCCGCAGGGCTTCGGCGGTCAGGGTGGACGCGGTGGCGAGCGGTTCGGCGGTGGCCAGGGCGGTCCGGGGGGCCTGCTGAACGGCGCCCGGGTGAGCGCCGAGGCCAAGGCGGCCCTCACCACCGACGCCGACACGTACACGTGGGCGGCGGCCGCCATCGGCTCCCAGAACGCGGCGAGCTACCAACTGGCCTCCGGTGCGCCCGTCATGCCGATCGGCGGTTTCAACGGAAGCGACCCCTCGCCGACCCTGGAGCAGTTCCAGCAGTACGTGCGGGACGGGAAGATCCACTGGTTCATCGGCCAGGGCACGAGCACCGACGCCGCCGGCGCCGGCGCCGCCGAGGGCGGCATGGGTGGCATGGGCGGCGGGCGTGGCGGCCCGGGCGGGGGAACGAGCTCGGCCATCGAGACCTGGATCAAGGCCACCTTCAAGGCGTCCACGATCGGCGGAGCCACCTTCTACGACCTGACGGCTCCGACGAGCTGA
- a CDS encoding glycosyltransferase: MRTDTSPGALPARAPLALVPGEPVLDVVIPVFNEEKDLGPCVRRLHEHLTRTFPYPFRITVADNASTDRTPEVAHGLASVLDGVRSTRLEEKGRGRALRQVWSASDAPVLAYMDVDLSTDLNALLPLVAPLISGHSDLAIGTRLARSSRVVRGAKREFISRAYNLLLRSSLAARFSDAQCGFKAIRHEVAERLLPLVEDTGWFFDTELLVLAERAGLRIHEVPVDWVDDPDSTVHIVRTATEDLKGVWRVGRALAVGALPLDRLARPFGDDPRDRSALPEVECGLARQLLGFCAVGALSTVLYLLLYSAFRAGTGPQFANGAALLLSAIANTAANRRLTFGVRGRDRALRHQAQGLVVFGIGLALTSGSLAALGAATAAPAHSTELAVLITANLAATVLRFLLFRAWVFPERRDTPVNVKDDIR; the protein is encoded by the coding sequence ATGCGAACCGACACCTCTCCCGGGGCCCTTCCGGCAAGGGCGCCCCTCGCGCTCGTGCCCGGCGAGCCCGTCCTCGACGTGGTGATCCCCGTCTTCAACGAGGAGAAGGACCTCGGCCCGTGCGTCCGCAGACTGCACGAGCACCTCACCCGGACCTTCCCCTACCCCTTCCGGATCACGGTCGCCGACAACGCGAGCACCGACCGCACTCCTGAGGTCGCGCACGGGCTCGCCTCCGTACTGGACGGCGTACGCAGCACCCGGCTGGAGGAGAAGGGCCGGGGCCGGGCCCTGCGTCAGGTGTGGTCCGCTTCCGACGCCCCCGTCCTCGCCTACATGGACGTGGACCTCTCCACCGACCTCAACGCCCTGCTGCCGCTGGTCGCACCGCTGATCTCCGGCCACTCCGACCTCGCCATCGGCACCCGCCTGGCCCGGTCCTCACGGGTGGTACGGGGCGCGAAGCGGGAGTTCATCTCGCGCGCCTACAACCTCCTGCTGCGGTCCTCCCTCGCCGCCCGGTTCAGCGACGCCCAGTGCGGCTTCAAGGCGATCCGGCACGAGGTCGCCGAGCGGCTGCTGCCCCTGGTGGAGGACACGGGCTGGTTCTTCGACACCGAACTGCTCGTGCTCGCCGAACGCGCCGGGTTGCGGATCCACGAGGTGCCGGTGGACTGGGTCGACGACCCCGACTCCACCGTCCACATCGTCCGCACCGCCACCGAAGACCTCAAGGGCGTGTGGCGCGTGGGCCGGGCACTGGCGGTCGGCGCGCTCCCACTGGACCGGCTCGCCCGCCCCTTCGGTGACGATCCGCGCGACCGCTCCGCATTGCCCGAAGTGGAATGCGGACTCGCCCGCCAGCTGCTCGGCTTCTGCGCCGTCGGAGCGCTGTCCACCGTGCTCTACCTGCTCCTGTACTCCGCCTTCCGCGCCGGGACCGGTCCGCAGTTCGCCAACGGCGCCGCGCTGCTGCTCTCCGCGATCGCCAACACCGCCGCCAACCGCCGGCTCACCTTCGGGGTCCGCGGCCGGGACCGGGCCCTGCGCCACCAGGCCCAGGGCCTCGTGGTGTTCGGCATCGGGCTGGCCCTCACCAGCGGCTCCCTCGCCGCGCTCGGGGCGGCCACCGCCGCTCCCGCGCACAGCACCGAACTGGCCGTGCTGATCACCGCCAACCTCGCCGCCACCGTGCTGCGCTTCCTGCTCTTCCGCGCCTGGGTCTTCCCCGAGCGGCGCGACACTCCCGTGAACGTGAAGGACGACATCCGATGA
- a CDS encoding sensor histidine kinase, with amino-acid sequence MRTKRRPRGRRPWSLRTRLVVSAVALIAVVGAAIGTVTTFALRSYLVTELDDQLKASVRMAVRAPGAKPARENSAGFVMAPGSPLDAAGIRLDPAGTVLATARNVRAEGWSVDQPPPLTEAQGNALAEAARKSAKGTPGPVDAELPGLGSYRVLISHEGSLALAFPLGDVDSTVRTLVGVELCVTLAGLIAASLAGQALVGVALRPLRRVAATATRVSELPLHKGEPALHERVPDAEADPRTEVGQVGAALNRMLGHVSSALTARQQSEMRVRQFVADASHELRTPLASIRGYAELTRRGREEPGPDTRHALGRIESEATRMTGLVEDLLLLARLDAGRPLSTGDTETDLAPLVVDAVSDARAAGPEHHWRLSLPEEPAPVRVDPARIQQVLVNLLANARTHTPPGTTVTARVSRETSAVRLRIEDDGPGIAPDLLPRVFERFARGDASRSRVAGSTGLGLAIVQAVVTAHGGRVDVRSEPGRTCFEVLLPHARPDRPDSQAGHRLSTQR; translated from the coding sequence TTGCGCACGAAACGGCGGCCACGTGGCCGCCGGCCCTGGTCGCTGCGCACCCGGCTCGTCGTCTCGGCGGTGGCACTGATCGCCGTGGTGGGTGCGGCCATCGGGACCGTCACCACCTTCGCCCTGCGCTCGTACCTGGTCACCGAGCTCGACGACCAGCTGAAGGCCTCCGTGAGGATGGCCGTCCGGGCGCCCGGCGCGAAGCCGGCCCGGGAGAACAGCGCCGGCTTCGTCATGGCTCCCGGCAGCCCGCTCGACGCCGCCGGGATCCGGCTCGATCCCGCCGGGACCGTCCTCGCGACGGCTCGCAACGTCCGCGCCGAGGGATGGTCGGTCGACCAGCCGCCGCCGCTGACCGAGGCCCAGGGCAATGCCCTCGCCGAGGCCGCGCGGAAGTCCGCGAAGGGTACGCCCGGGCCGGTGGACGCGGAGCTCCCCGGTCTCGGCAGCTACCGGGTGCTGATCTCCCACGAGGGAAGCCTCGCGCTCGCCTTCCCGCTGGGCGACGTCGACTCCACCGTGCGCACCCTGGTCGGGGTGGAGCTGTGCGTCACCCTGGCCGGGCTGATCGCGGCCTCCCTCGCCGGGCAGGCCCTGGTCGGGGTCGCCCTGCGCCCGCTGCGTCGGGTGGCCGCCACCGCCACCCGGGTCTCCGAACTCCCGCTGCACAAGGGCGAGCCCGCCCTCCACGAGCGGGTCCCGGACGCCGAGGCCGACCCCCGCACCGAAGTGGGCCAGGTCGGCGCGGCCCTCAACCGGATGCTGGGCCATGTCTCCTCCGCCCTGACCGCCCGCCAGCAGAGCGAGATGCGGGTCCGGCAGTTCGTCGCCGACGCCAGCCACGAGCTACGCACCCCGCTGGCCTCCATCCGCGGTTACGCCGAACTGACCCGACGGGGTCGTGAGGAGCCCGGCCCCGACACCCGGCACGCCCTCGGCCGGATCGAGTCCGAGGCCACCCGGATGACCGGCCTGGTCGAGGACCTCCTGCTGCTGGCCCGGCTCGACGCGGGCCGCCCGCTGTCCACCGGCGACACCGAGACCGACCTGGCCCCGCTCGTCGTCGACGCGGTCAGCGACGCCCGGGCCGCGGGCCCCGAGCACCACTGGCGCCTGAGCCTGCCCGAGGAGCCGGCCCCTGTCCGGGTCGATCCTGCGCGGATTCAGCAGGTGCTCGTGAACCTGCTCGCCAACGCCCGTACGCACACCCCTCCCGGCACCACCGTCACCGCGCGTGTTTCACGTGAAACATCCGCCGTCCGGCTGCGGATCGAGGACGACGGGCCCGGGATCGCTCCCGACCTGCTCCCCCGTGTCTTCGAGCGCTTCGCCCGGGGTGACGCCTCCCGCTCCCGTGTGGCCGGCTCCACCGGTCTCGGGCTGGCCATCGTCCAGGCCGTGGTCACGGCGCACGGCGGGCGGGTCGACGTACGGAGCGAGCCCGGACGGACCTGCTTCGAGGTCCTGCTGCCGCACGCGCGGCCGGACCGGCCGGACTCACAGGCAGGGCACAGGCTCAGCACACAGCGGTGA
- a CDS encoding response regulator transcription factor produces MTATTTSHASTSTNHPAALVRPDGGPCRVLVVDDEASLSELLSMALRYEGCEVRSAGDGAGAVRAAREFRPDVVVLDIMLPDMDGLAVLGRLRREIPQVPVLFLTAKDSLEDRIAGLTAGGDDYVTKPFSLEEVVARLRGLVRRSGAAQAARGGSVLAVGDLRLDEDSHEVVRGTREIHLTATEFELLRYLMRNPRRVLSKAQILDRVWSYDFGGQANVVELYISYLRRKLESGLGMPPMIHTRRGAGYLIKPAEPAESATTAQ; encoded by the coding sequence ATGACTGCGACGACCACCTCCCATGCGTCCACGTCCACCAACCACCCCGCGGCCCTGGTGCGGCCCGACGGCGGGCCCTGCCGGGTACTCGTCGTCGACGACGAGGCCTCGCTCTCCGAGCTGCTGTCCATGGCCCTGCGCTACGAGGGCTGCGAGGTCCGCAGCGCGGGCGACGGCGCGGGCGCGGTGCGGGCGGCCCGGGAGTTCCGGCCCGACGTGGTCGTCCTCGACATCATGCTTCCCGACATGGACGGCCTGGCCGTCCTCGGCCGGCTGCGCCGGGAGATCCCGCAGGTCCCCGTGCTGTTCCTGACGGCCAAGGACTCGCTGGAGGACCGGATCGCGGGCCTCACGGCCGGCGGCGACGACTACGTCACCAAGCCCTTCAGCCTGGAGGAGGTCGTGGCCCGGCTGCGCGGCCTCGTCCGGCGCTCCGGGGCGGCGCAGGCCGCGCGCGGCGGTTCGGTGCTGGCCGTCGGCGATCTGCGGCTGGACGAGGACAGCCACGAGGTGGTGCGGGGCACCCGGGAGATCCACCTGACCGCCACCGAGTTCGAGCTGCTGCGCTACCTGATGCGCAACCCCCGGCGCGTGCTGAGCAAGGCGCAGATCCTGGACCGGGTGTGGTCCTACGACTTCGGCGGTCAGGCCAATGTGGTCGAGCTCTACATCTCCTACCTGCGCAGGAAGCTGGAGAGCGGCCTCGGTATGCCGCCGATGATCCACACCCGACGCGGCGCCGGATACCTGATCAAGCCGGCCGAGCCGGCCGAGTCGGCCACGACGGCCCAGTAG
- a CDS encoding amidohydrolase family protein → MSATAETVRAFRERLGLPGLVDVHTHFMPERVLDKVWDYFDAVGPLTGVEWPITYRHEEEQRVALLREFGVRAFTAMLYPHKPAMAAWLNSWSADFAARTPDCLHTATFFPEEGVGGYVRQAVESGARIFKSHLQVGGYDPNDDRLDPVWGLLAEAGLPIVIHCASGPVPGKHTGPEPIARLLARHPRLPLVIAHMGMPEYTDFLDLADRYAEVRLDTTMAFTDFSEQMCGFPPGDLGRLADLGDRILLGTDFPNIPYPYEHQLAALERLGLGDDWLRAVCHDNGARLFRLDG, encoded by the coding sequence TTGTCCGCAACGGCTGAGACGGTCCGCGCCTTCCGCGAGCGGCTCGGGCTGCCCGGACTGGTCGACGTCCACACCCACTTCATGCCCGAACGGGTCCTGGACAAGGTGTGGGACTACTTCGACGCGGTCGGCCCGCTGACCGGCGTCGAGTGGCCCATCACCTACCGGCACGAGGAGGAGCAGCGCGTCGCGCTCCTACGGGAGTTCGGGGTCCGCGCCTTCACGGCCATGCTCTACCCGCACAAACCGGCGATGGCCGCCTGGCTCAACTCCTGGTCCGCCGATTTCGCCGCCCGCACCCCCGACTGCCTGCACACCGCGACGTTCTTCCCGGAGGAGGGCGTGGGCGGGTACGTCCGCCAGGCCGTCGAGTCCGGGGCCCGGATCTTCAAGTCGCATCTCCAGGTCGGTGGCTACGACCCGAACGACGACCGGCTCGACCCCGTCTGGGGGCTGCTCGCCGAGGCCGGCCTGCCGATCGTGATCCACTGCGCCTCCGGCCCCGTCCCGGGCAAGCACACCGGACCCGAGCCGATCGCCCGGCTGCTGGCCCGGCACCCGAGGCTGCCGCTGGTCATCGCGCACATGGGCATGCCCGAGTACACCGATTTCCTCGACCTCGCCGACCGGTACGCCGAGGTACGCCTGGACACCACCATGGCCTTCACCGACTTCTCCGAGCAGATGTGCGGCTTCCCGCCCGGGGACCTCGGACGCCTCGCGGACCTCGGCGACCGGATCCTCCTCGGCACCGACTTCCCGAACATCCCCTACCCCTACGAGCACCAGCTCGCCGCGCTCGAACGGCTCGGCCTCGGCGACGACTGGCTGCGGGCGGTCTGCCACGACAACGGAGCCCGGCTGTTCCGCCTCGACGGCTGA
- a CDS encoding antibiotic biosynthesis monooxygenase family protein: protein MTTQPVPAFEPPYVMAVFSNIRTDDDSGYPEVLARMKEIVRTNPGYLGYESARTPGGLGITVAYFRDHESLTAWREDLEHQAAMKQGRSDWYESYTLHVGTVERSHGFVRNG, encoded by the coding sequence ATGACCACTCAGCCGGTACCGGCCTTCGAACCGCCTTATGTCATGGCCGTTTTCAGCAACATCCGCACCGACGACGACAGCGGATATCCCGAGGTCCTCGCGCGGATGAAGGAGATCGTCCGGACGAACCCGGGCTACCTCGGCTACGAGTCCGCCCGCACCCCCGGGGGCCTGGGCATCACCGTCGCCTACTTCCGCGACCACGAGTCCCTCACCGCCTGGCGTGAGGACCTCGAACACCAGGCGGCCATGAAGCAGGGCCGCTCCGACTGGTACGAGAGCTACACCCTGCACGTCGGCACGGTCGAGCGGAGCCACGGCTTTGTCCGCAACGGCTGA
- a CDS encoding DUF2797 domain-containing protein, whose amino-acid sequence MTWWCTGIRWKDGRPAIGWYGEGRGERVSELAYGRQIAFAACGERHCLGVRRAGKRTPCPTAETVSGRAGNAQCPECARLDRSFSVAADTNAADPRTYRVYLAWFGPGMVKVGITAEERGSARLLEQGAVAWAWLGRGPLMATRRTEELLRAALGVPDRIAYARKRGVRAHLPAASERAREVAELHARAAALTGWPESLERVGCEVVDHAEAFGLDALPGLPGPGRVLTEMVSGGFVVGRPAGAAGPDLHFADGLVVDTRLLAGWELVAVGDEAVTSVPTAQIPAVPGAPTEQDGLF is encoded by the coding sequence GTGACCTGGTGGTGCACCGGGATCCGGTGGAAGGACGGACGCCCCGCCATCGGGTGGTACGGGGAGGGGCGCGGCGAGCGGGTGAGCGAGCTCGCGTACGGGCGGCAGATCGCCTTCGCCGCCTGCGGGGAGCGGCACTGCCTCGGTGTGCGGCGGGCCGGGAAGCGCACCCCATGCCCCACCGCGGAGACCGTGTCGGGCCGCGCCGGGAACGCGCAGTGCCCCGAGTGCGCCCGCCTCGACCGGTCGTTCTCCGTGGCGGCCGACACCAACGCCGCCGATCCGCGCACCTACCGGGTCTACCTGGCCTGGTTCGGGCCCGGCATGGTCAAGGTCGGGATCACCGCAGAGGAACGCGGTTCGGCCCGGCTGCTGGAGCAGGGGGCGGTGGCGTGGGCCTGGCTCGGGCGCGGTCCGCTGATGGCCACCCGGCGCACCGAGGAGCTGTTGCGGGCGGCGCTCGGGGTGCCCGACCGGATCGCGTACGCCCGTAAGCGCGGCGTACGGGCCCACCTGCCGGCGGCGTCCGAGCGGGCCCGGGAGGTCGCCGAACTGCACGCACGGGCGGCGGCCCTGACCGGGTGGCCGGAGTCGCTGGAGCGGGTGGGGTGCGAAGTGGTCGACCACGCCGAGGCGTTCGGGCTGGACGCCCTGCCGGGCCTGCCGGGGCCGGGACGGGTGCTCACCGAGATGGTGTCCGGCGGGTTCGTCGTGGGCCGGCCGGCGGGCGCGGCCGGTCCCGATCTGCACTTCGCCGACGGACTCGTGGTGGACACCCGGCTGCTGGCGGGCTGGGAGCTCGTCGCCGTGGGGGACGAGGCGGTGACCTCGGTCCCGACGGCGCAGATCCCGGCCGTGCCCGGGGCTCCCACCGAGCAGGACGGGCTGTTCTGA
- a CDS encoding Lrp/AsnC family transcriptional regulator, with amino-acid sequence MDDIDRALVLRLQQDAGQSYAALGTAVGLSAGATHERVRKLRERGVIRRTTVDVDPAAVGSGVLAYVMVDSNAWMGESGADFAAIPEIQEAHIIAGSASVLVKVRTASTEQLQDVLRRLYAIDGVSGTHATVVLDTFFERPLPL; translated from the coding sequence GTGGACGACATCGACCGTGCGCTCGTCCTGCGCCTGCAGCAGGACGCCGGCCAGTCGTACGCCGCTCTCGGCACGGCCGTCGGGCTCTCGGCGGGGGCCACCCACGAGCGGGTACGGAAACTGCGCGAGCGCGGGGTGATCCGGCGGACCACCGTCGACGTCGATCCGGCGGCCGTCGGCAGCGGCGTCCTGGCCTACGTGATGGTCGACTCCAACGCCTGGATGGGCGAGTCAGGCGCCGACTTCGCCGCGATCCCCGAGATCCAGGAGGCGCACATCATCGCCGGTAGCGCGTCGGTACTGGTCAAGGTGCGGACGGCCTCGACCGAGCAGCTGCAGGACGTCCTACGCCGCCTCTATGCCATCGACGGCGTCAGCGGTACGCACGCCACCGTCGTCCTGGACACCTTCTTCGAGCGGCCGCTCCCGCTGTGA